ACCACCCACGAGCACCACCGCCAGGGATCCAAGAACCCGGTGCTGGACAAGCTCTACTTCGTGATCATCCTGGTGCCGGGGCTCTTCCCCTGGCTGGGGCGCTGTCTGGTGGGGCTGAGGGGGGCCTTCGGATTCCTGCGCCGCCAGGGCGGGCCCCAGAGCGGAGAGGCCCCCCTCCACCGCTGGACGGTGTCGGCGTTGCTGATGGCCTTCCTGGTGCCCTTGGTGTTCTTTTCGCTGTCGGGCTCCAAGCTGCCGCCCTACATCCTGCCGGTGGTGGTGCCCCTGGTGGCCATGGGGGCGGCCTGGCTCCCGGAGAAGGGCCCCTGGTCCCGCCCCATGGGGCGCGAGCTGCTGATCCTGGGGTGCCTGTTCCTGGTGGCCTGCGCCTTCCCCAAGCTGGTGCCCGATCGGGCGGCCCTTCCCTGGGCCCTGCTTGTGGGTGCGGCTGCCCTGGCTCTGGGGCTTTGGGCCCATGGGGGGAAGGGGCTGGATCCGATCCGCTTTGCCGTGGCGCTGGGGGTCTGCTGTCTCCTGCTGACCCAGGCGCTTGACCGGGTCATGGGTTCCAGCCTCGCCCTGGGCTCCCTGGTCCGGAAATGCCCTGCTCAGGCCCAGTGGATCAGTGCGGGGACCTACTTCCAGATCCTGCCCTTCATGACCCGGGAACCCGTGGCGGTGGTGGGTGGCACCGGGGAGCTGGCCTTTGGTATCGGGCGGCTGGAGGCTTCCGACCGGCTTGAGCGCTTCCCGGAACATCTGGATGATCTGGGGCAGACAGCGGCCAGGATGCAGGTGGCGCGCCCAGATAAGCCCGTCTTCGCCCTGATCACGCCCGGGGCGTGGAAGGCGCTGGGGGCTTCCCAGGCCTCATGGACTGTGGAGGGAAGGGAGCCCACAGCCCTGGTGCTCCGTTTCCAGGGAGCGCGCTAAGCAAGGGCTAAGATGGGGGCCTCAGACTCTCGATACCGGAAGGGCAGGGGACAGCATGCGGATTCTGCTGGTGGAGGACGATGCCATGATCGGCTCGGCGGTCCAGGAGGCCCTGAGGGAGGCCACCTGTGCCGCCGACTGGGTGCGGGACGGCCAGGCCGCCCTGGACGCACTCCAGGTGCAGCGCTACGACCTCCTGCTGCTGGACCTGGGCCTGCCCGGCAAGGACGGCCTGGAGGTGCTCCAGACCCTCCGGCGGCGTGACCAGGCCCTGCCCGTTCTCATCATCACGGCGCGGGACGGGCTGGATGACCGGCTCCGGGGTCTGGACGGTGGTGCCGATGATTACATCCTCAAGCCCTTCGAGTTGGCCGAGCTCATGGCCCGGATCCGGGCCGTGCACCGGCGGAGGGGCGGGGCCGCTGCTCCAAGGCTCAGCAACGGGCAGCTCTCCCTCGATCCGGTGACCCGGGAGGTCCAGGTGGCCGGGCAGGAAGCGATGATCGCCCTGAGCAGTCGGGAGTTCGCACTTCTCCAGGCCCTGCTGGTTCGCCCGGGGGCCATCCTCTCCCGGGGGGATCTGGAAGACCGCATCTACGGGTGGGGCGAGGAGGTGGAGAGCAACGCGGTGGAGTTCCTGATCCACAGCCTGCGGCGGAAACTGGGCCGAGAGGCCATCAAGAATGTCCGGGGGGCGGGATGGATGGTCTCAAGAAACGGGTGAGAGCCTCCCTCCAGTTCCGCCTCTCCTTCCGCCTGGTCCTGGCCATCGTGGTGGTCGGGCTGCTGGCCGGGGCCGTCTCGCTGGTGGGGGCGATCAAGAGCGCCAACAGCCTCCAGGCGGACATCCTCCGCCAAGTGGCCGTGCTGGCCTCAACCCATCCTCCCCAGGTGCTCATCCTGGGGACCGATGCCACCGGTGGCCGGGTCCGGGATCCCGACACCCGCTTCATCATCCAGATCCTTCCGGGGACATCGGCGGGGCAGGGGCTCCCCCTGCCGCCGACCATGGGGGAGGGCCTGCATCACTTCCGCTATCACAAGAAGGACTACCGGGTCGTCGTGCGGCCCCTGCCCGATGGCCGGCGGCTGGCGGTGGCCCAGGATCTGCGGATGCGGGACGAGATGGTCCTCGCCAATGCCCTCAACTCGCTGCTTCCGCTCCTGGTCCTGATCCCGGTCCTGCTGGTGGTGGCCCTCCAACTCGTGCGCCGCACCATTGCGCCGGTGACCCGGTTGGCGGAGGAGGTGGACAGGCGCAGCGAATCCGATCTGCGCGCCCTGCCTGAGCAGCCCCTGGTGTCCGAGATCCAGCCCTTTGTCACGGCCCTCAACCGGCTGCTGGAGCGGGTGGGGCAGTCCATGGCCATGCAGAGGCGTTTCGTGGCTGACAGTGCCCATGAGCTGCGCACCCCCCTGACGGCCTTCTCCCTGCAGGTCCAGCGCCTCGAGGCCACGGAGATGTCGGGGGAGGCGCGGGAGCGCCTGGGCTTTCTGCGGGAGGGCATCGAGCGGCTCCGGCGCCTGCTGGATCAGCTCCTGGGGCTCGCCCGGGCCCAGGGGGCCGAGCTGTCGGGCTGCCGCTGGGTCTCGGTCCAGGAGCTCTACCGGCGGGTCCTGGAGGACCTCATGCCCCTGGCGGAGGCACGGGGACAGGACCTGGGGCTGGTGGAGGGCGCCGATGTCCGGGTGCTGGCTGACGAATCTGCCCTCGGCATCTGTGTAAAGAACCTGGTGGACAACGCGATCCGCTACACCCCGGAGGGAGGGCGCATCGATCTGGCGGTGCAGGAACTCACCGGGGAGATCCATCTGGTGGTGGAGGACAACGGTCCGGGCATCCCTCTCACCGAACGGGAGCGGGTGCTGGACCCCTTCTACCGGGTGCTCGGGAGTGAGCAGCCGGGTTCCGGGCTGGGGCTCTCCATCGCCTCGACACTGGTCGCCCGCATGGGGGGACGGCTTGAGCTCGGGGAGACCAGCCGCTTCCCGTCCGGGCTGCGGGCGGCCCTGATCCTGAGCTGCCCCGCTGCTGAGAGGCAGGAGGCATGAAGGTCGGCGAAGGTGAATCCCTGCTCCTGAAGCGCAAAGCGGCTGCCTCCTGAGGCTGGCAGGATGGGGGTGGCCAGGAGCCTTTGAAGCCTTCAGCACACTCTTGGATGGCGGGGTCTTCTCCGGGAGAGTCCAGACGCATGGGGATGAGATGAGAAAGCCGTTTGTCCGAAAGACCACTCACCGTGGGATCCCGCTGTCCGGCAGCCTGCTGGGCTTGCTCCTCCTCCTGCCCCTCGGGGCCTGCCGGGTCCCGAAGCTGCTGCCCCCCGATGCCAGCATTGAGTTATCGCCGGAGAACCCCATGGTCAGCGAGGGGGGGGCTCTCAAGCTGGGTAGCCTCCTCAAGAATGGAGCGATGCCTCCGGTTCAGTGGATGGTTCTCCAATGGGATGGGGGTTCGGTGGATGCTGACGGGACTTACCACGCCCCGAAGAAGAGCGGGCGCTATGTCATCCGGGCGACCTCGGTCCAGGGGGCGCCGGCTTCCGCCAGTGTGCTGGTGGAGGTGGTGCCCCTTCCCGTTGGGGGCATGGCGGGGCCGGAACGGCTTCCCCTCTCTCCCGTGGAGGAGAAGGCCTCGGTGCCCGAGCAGGCGGGCTGCACCTTCCTCTGGAGCATCGAGGGGGGGCGCCTGGAGGGAGACCCGAAGGCCCGGGAGGTCCGTTTCCTGCCGGAGCGGGGGCGTCCGGTGACCCTGCAGTGCCGCATCACCAACCGGGCGGGGGACAGCCTCATTTCCAAGACACGCTGGGAGCCCTCTCGGGCTGCCAAGCTGCTGATTCAGCCGGAGGACACTGTCATCACTTCTGGAGACAGCTTTGATTTTGGCTTTGATATCTCTGGCATTCCGGAAGATGCTTTGGTCTGGAGGGTGGTGGAACCCCTGGGGGGCCACATCGATGCCCGAGGCCGGTACACGGCTCCCGATACACCCGGCCTCTACCATGTGGCCCTGGGCACCCCTGACGGGAAGATCCCGGAGTCCATGGCCATCGTCAGAGTCCTGCCGCGCCCCCTCGGAGATATCGAGATCGAGGGGGTGGCGGTGCCGGGGGCCCAGGGCCTGCGCGCCCTGGTGCCCTATCAGCAGGGGTTGAGTTACGTCTGGGGTATCGAGGGCGGCACCCTGGTCGGCCGAAACGATGGCTCCTCCTGCCTCTTCGCTGCGGGGCAGGGCCCCAGCCTGATGCTGAGTTGTGTCATCCGCAACGCCGCCGGGGCTGAGCACACCATCCGGAAGAGGCTGGAGCTTCAGCCGGCTCAGCCCACCAGTTCCGGCCTGAAGGACGCTCCGATCCAGTAAACCAGCTCGAGGGGGTCCCGGAGCTCCCAGAGGAGCAGAGGGCTCCGGGCGCCCGGGTGCAGGTGCCCCAGGTCCTCCCGGCCCAGGCTGCGGGCGGCGTGCAGGGTCATGGCGATGAAGGCCTCTTCGAAGTTCATGCCCATCTGAAGGCAGGCCAGGCGCAGGATCAGGAGCGGATCCAGACAGGGGGAGGTGCCCGGGTTGAAATCGGAGCCGAGGGCCACGGCGCAGCCCGCCTCAATCAGCCGCCGTGCCGGGGCGCATCTGCCCAGGCCCAGGAAGAAGGGGGTGGCCGGGAGCAGCACGGGGACCACGCCGCTGGTAGCCAGGGCCGCCGTGCCCGCCGCCGAGACATGCATCAGGTGGTCGGCGCTGGCGGCTCCCAACTCGGCGGCGAGCTCGGCACCCCCGGTCCAGGAGAGCTCGTCGGCATGCAGCCGGGGACGCAGGCCCAGGGCCAGGCCAGAGGCCAGGATCCGCCGTCCCTGCTCGGGGCTGAAGACCCCCTTTTCGACAAAGACATCGCAGAATCGGGCCCGGCCGGGGTGCTGGCGGAGCAGCTCGGGCTGCCAGTGCTCCGCCACGGCCCGGATGAATCCCTCCGGGTTGTCCTGGTACTCGTCCGGCAGCTCATGGGCCGGCATGAGGGTGAGGTCCAGGCTCCAGCCGCGGTCCTGCAGGCGGGCATAGGCCTCCAGGAGCCGGGATTCCGTCTCCAGATCCAGCCCGTAGCCGGTCTTGGCCTCCAGATGGACCACTCCGCGTTCCCTGAAGGCCCTGAGTCTCGCTTCACCCAAAGCGATGAGCTCCTCCAGGGAGGCCCTGCGGGTCGCCCGCACCGTGGCCCGGATCCCGCCGCCCTCGCGGGCGATCTGCGCTGCCGACTCGCCGTGGAGGCGCCGGTTGAACTCCGAGCTGCGGTCCCCGGCGAAGAGGAGGTGGGTGTGAGGGTCCACAAAACCCGGGGTGGCCCAGCGGCCCCGCCCCTCCACCCGGGGGACATCCTGCCAACCGGGTGGCAGGTCCCGGGCGGGCCCCATCCAGGCAACCCTGCCATGCTCCAGACAGATGGCCGCGTCCAGGATCCGGGTCATACCCCAGGCAGCCCCGGGGTCCGGGGAAAAAAGACCTGCGAGGTCCGTGACGAGCAGGCGCGGGGACATAATTTTCATTCTGACAGCGTCCAGGGTTAGGATAAGTGTTTCTTAATTGCGGAGTGGCCTGTGAATCGGACGATCTGGAGATGGCGTGTGATGCTGCTGCCGGTTCTGATCGGCTCGGGGGCTTTGGGCTGGGCCCAGGGGGTCTGGGGCTCCCGTGAATCGAAGAACTGGGCCTGGGACCAGGCCAAGAGCTGGTACGTGATCAAACGGGATCCGGACGGACAGCGCCGCTGGGACAACCGGAAATTCGGAAGCCTAGCCTACGGGGAGCAGACCACCCAGCTCCTGGAGCACCTCGGGAACTCCGGGAGGGAGCGTCGGGCGGCGCTGATCATCCTCGGGGACCGCGCCCTGGACAGCTGGGCCAGACAGGCTCTGCGGAAGGCCGGAGACCGGGATGAGGTGGCCCACTTCCTCTACCTCAAGGGTTACCGGATGCCTGGGAAGGACCCCTATGCCTACCTGGAGCCCGGCGCCCGGCTGGATCGTCCCTGGACCCATGGACTGGGCATCCATCTGGACCAGACCGATGCCTGGCGGCTCCAGTGGATCCCCAGCCCGGTCCTCATGTCCAGGATTGAGGCCCCTCAGGTCCTGCCGAAGGCCCTGGAGCGGGCTCCCCAGCCGGGGGTCCTATTGCATCTCCAGCACCTCCGCCCGGGCGTGGAACGCCTGAAAGGGCTTGCGGGCGGAGAGGGGGGCGTGAGCGCCGCCCTGGCCCAGGGCACCCGGGCTGGCTTCCTGCTCCGCCACATGGAGGTCTGGCTGAAGAAGGCCGACCCGGCCCTGGCACCCTTGGCGGACCGGGAGGCCTGGGTCCTCCACTACGGGCTCCGACGGGATGACTTCGGACCCTCCGAGGGGACTCTCATCTTCCTTCCGGGGGACCTGCCGACCCGGACCCAGCTGGCCCTCGATCTCCTGAGGCTCAACCCGCTCTCCCGGGGCGCCCGGAGCCGCAGCGTGGACTGGAATGGCGTCAAGGTCACCCAGGTGCGGGGCAGCGGGGGTGTCCTGAATCTCGCCAGCACCCCTGAGGGGACCTGGATCTCGGACCGGGAGGCACCGCTCCGGGATCTCCTCTTCCCGGTGGCCCAGACGACCCTGGGAGACCGCCGCGAGTGGTGCCGGGTGGCCCTGGCGGCCATGCACCCCGACACCCAGGTGTCCCTCTGGGTCCTGCCCCGCATCGGGGCGGGTGCGGCCTTCGAGAGGCAGGCCATCCGCCGTGAGCTGACGGGGGCCACCCAGGGGGTCTGGCCGAATCCCTACATCGCCAAGGCGGCCCCGCGTACGGGTGCCCTGGCCCTGTCAATGGGGGCCGGGCCCACGGAGCTCCTCATCGGAAGCCTGCTGCGTACCGACGATCCCGGGGCCATCGATGAACCCCGGATGCCCGCCTTTGCCGAGGAGGGCAGAGCCCTCACAGCGGATCAGAAGAAGGCCTACCAGGCGGAAGTCCTGGGGGTCAGGAGACGGCGGGAGGACCGGAAGCTGCTCCGGGCGGAGCTGTCCGCCCTGGCCGGGTCCCTGGATCTCCGGGGGGCCTCGATCTTCTGGAACGGCTGGGTGGAGGCCCCAGCCCTCTCCGCGGAGCAGAAGGCCGCCATGACGCGCTTCAACAGCCTCAAGAAGGAGGACCGGTGGCGAGCCAATGAAAAACAGAGGCTCGGGAAGGCGGGCTACTTCGGCGGGTATGGCGAGCCTGGTATGGCTCCCAGCATTGCGGTGTCCATCGCCCTCAAGCCCGGCCAGCAGGGGAAGGTCCAGGGGGATCTGGCCCGCATTCTGCCGAGACTCTTCAAGGGGCGCCACCAGAAGCGCGTCTTCTCCGGGGTGGAGATCCAGCGGATCCGCACCGATCAGGCCTTCGCCCCCAGCTATGCCGTTGTCAACGACACCCTGGTGCTGGGTTCGGACGATGCCTCGGTGCAAGCCGTGGTGGCGGGGCTCCTGGGTCAGGCCCCGACCCTGGCGGATTATGAAACCCGCAGCTTCGCCCGGGCCGAGCTGGACGGTCCCAAGGTGGCTTCGGCCCTGGAGACTCTGCTGCTCTCCTATCTCCGCTCCCGCAGCGGCGGCAGCTCCTGGTGGTGGCTGGAGGGACCTGCGGATGCCGATGAGGCCGGGGCCGAGGTGGCCTCGACCTTCGGGCCCTTCCTGGGGGCCATCCGTGCCCTGGGACGCAGGGGCATGGAGCTGGAGTGGGGCCCATGGGGCCTGGAGGGACGCCCCCGATGAACTCCCATCGGCAAGTGATGAGCCTCTCCCTGCTCCTCCTGGTCGTGGCGCTGGCGGCCTTTGTGCCGGTGCGCACCCAGGCAAGGCTCGAGGTGTCATCTGGGAATCCGGTGCAGCACATCGCTCTTGAAAGCCGTTCCCTCCTGGGACTCCGGCGCTATCCCTGGGGTGCGCGGGTGGAGGGCGGCGAGGCCTGGGGCAGTGGACGGGACGGCTTCTTCCTGGCTCCAGCCGCTCCGCTCCAGGTCCAGATCCGTGCATGGCCGGGCTTTCTCCAGGCCATGATGCTCACACCCATCGCTGGAGGGTTCGGCCCCGCCCTGCCCGAGCAGGGGGACAGGGAGGCATTCCGCACCTGGTTCGTGGCCATCCTGGAACAGCAGCTGGATGGACCGAGTCCCGCCTGGGAGCCGGCCCAGCGGGACTGCGCCGGGCTGCTCCGCTTTGCCTTCCGGGAAGCCTGGGGACCCCACACCGAGGCATGGCGAGACCGCACGGGCTTCAGGGGCGGCTCCGTGGCCTCCGACCCTCCACTAGAGATGGGGGGACCCTGGCGCCGGGCGTTCCCTACGCCCGAGGGCTGGAGCCCCTTCGCCAAGGGGGCCTTCCTCCGCCGCCTCGCCTGCATGCCCATCGGTCGGGATCCTGTCCGGGCCAGGCCCGGCGATCTCGTCTTCTTCGCCCGGGGGGGTGCCCATGCCACGCCCGACCATGCCATGGCCTTTGTGAGGCCCGATGTGGACGGTCAGCCTGTCCTGCTCTACCACACGGGCCCCGAGGGCAATGGCGCTGGCGGGGAAGTCCGCCGCGTCCGCCTGGATGAGCTGCTCCACCACCCCGATCCCGATTTCCGTCCCCTTCCCGAGAACCCGGCCTTCCTTGGCGTCTACCGCTGGAAGGTCCTCATTGACGCCACCGTCACCGGATCCTGATATGCGATGGTTCAGATATCTCCTGACGCTCCTGGTCCCTGTGGTCCTGCTGGTGCCCATCCAGGGCACGGCACATCCCCAGGGGGCTGAGGCCCCCTGGCGCGAGGGGGGCTGGGTCGGGGCCTTCTCGGTCCCTCGGCCCACCCTGCCCGGGCATGAAGCCCAACTGGAGTCTGCCGGTCCCATCACGACGGATATCCGGGTCCGCATCCATCGGATCAAGGATCCGGTGGCCTTCCTCCAGAAGACCCTCAGCAGCGAGGAGGGGGCCCAGGTGGTGGCGGGTGTGCGGGGGGGCAGCGACCCCCTGGACATCCTCCGGGAGGCCTTCCTCTGGGGAGGGCGCCGGACCTTCGTGACGGTTCACCGCGCGGCCACCCGGGCCCTGCGGGACACGGCCAAGCAGGCGGAGCGCCTGCAGCAGGCCCGGACCCCCTCCGCCTCTCCCAGGGACGGCGAGGCCCTGCCCCTGGAGGGGCGGGAGGACATGAGCCTGGTCACCGAGCTGGTGCCCCATGTCACTGAGGAACTCACCGGCGGCAAAGAGGGTGAGGAGGATGACACCGGGGAGCGGGGACATCTGAGCCGCATCACCCTGCCGGCTCAGCCTGCGGGGCTCTATCTCCTGGAGGTGCTCCGGGGCTCGGAGGCGGCCTACATCCCCTGGCTGGTGACGGATCTCGCCCTGTTGGCCGAGCAGGATGGTAGTACTTTGCGAGTCCAGGGTGTCTCGGCCCTGGACGGCTCCTCCCGCTCCGGGCTCCAGGGACAGGTCTTCGAGAACCGGAAGGGCAGGGATCTGGGTTTCAGTGCCGAAGGATTGGCAGAGACCGCGGCCACACCCGGTCTGCGCCGCTTTGTCATGGCCCGCAGCGGGGACAGTCTGGCCCTGCTGGCCATAGAGGGGCAGAGCTTCGCCCGGGTGCAGCAGCGCCTCTATGCCTTCACGGAGCGTCCCCTCTACCGCCCCGGCCAAGAGGTCTTTGTCAAGGCCATCCTCCGGAAGGTGGATGACATGGAGAACAAGGTCTTCAGCGGGGTCCGCAGCCTTCCCTACCGGGTGCTGGATCCCGAGGACACCGAGGTGGCCAAGGGGGATGCGGGATTGCTGAATGCCGAGACCGGAACCTACGGCACCACGATCCAGCTGCCCGCCGCCGGACGCCTGGGCCTCTTCCGGGTGGTCTTCGAAGGGCCCCAGGGGCCCGGGCAGGCCGAGTTCAAGGTGGAGCAGTTCGTGAAGCCCTCCTTCTCGGTCAAGGTCAGCACCCCCAACAGCAAGGTGGGGCTGGGCGACGGACTGCCCTTCTCCATCGAGGCGCGCTACTTCTATGGCGCCGCAGTGCGCAACGCTAAGGCCGACTGGTTCCTCTACAGGGTGGCCCCCAAGCGAAGCGACTATCTCTATTATTACGATGAAGATGACAGCCCGGCCCCGGAGCTCATGGAGAGCGGGCAGGTGGATCTCGACGAGCATGGCCAGGGTGAGCTGGACACCCTCAAGGCCACCGAGGAGGGGGTCTGGCGCCTCGTGGTCAAGGTGGCCGATGCCTCCGGGCAGCGGAACTCCGGCCAAGCCCAGGTCCGTGCCAGTGCCGGGGACATGGTCCTCATGATCGGCTCCGACCGCCAAGTGGCCCTGCCGGGTGTGCCCTTCCAGGTCACTGCCCGGGCCGTCGATCTGGAGGGCCAGGAACTGAAGGGAATTCCCATCCAGCTGCGGGCGACCCGCATCAAGGCCAGCCGCGTGGCCTGGTGGGCGGATCCCCATGAGCTCAAGCCCGGCGAGACGGTGGCCAAGGCCCAAGGGCCACAGGCAAACCTATCCGTTCCCGAGGGTGGGGTCTACCTCCTGGTGGCTGAGGCCCGGGACCGTGGGGGGCGCAGCATCCAGGCCCAGCGGCTCATGACCGTGGCCGCCGAGGGGACACCCCTCCCCGCCACCCCGGATCTCCGCGCCAGTGCAGACAAGCGTGATTACCAGGTGGGGGACACTGCCCGCATCCTGGTCCAGCTCCCCCGTCCCAGGCTGACCCTCCGCTGGTCCCTGGAGCACGAGCATCTGGGTGAGGGGCATGCCCGGGTGGTGCAGGGCACCACGGCCCTGGTGGAGGTCCCGGTGACTGCCGCCATGCAGCCCAATGTCTGGGCGGTCTTCGAGATCGTGGCCGAGGGCCGGCGCCAGCTTGTGGAGGTGCCCATCCGGGTGCCTCGCAAGGACCGGCGCCTGGAGGTCCATGTCCAGCCTGATCAGGAGCGTTATCAGCCGGGCCAGAAGATGAAGGTCAACGTGGAGGTGAAGGACTGGCAGGGACATCCTGTCTCCGCCGACCTGGCGGTGGGGGTGGTGGACGAAGCCATCTATGCCCTGTCTTCCGAGCTGAATCCCGACCCCGTGCGCTTCTTCAACCCGACCCGCCGCCATGCGGTGCTCCGGGCCGGGAGCACTGACTGGAGCTTCTACGATCTGCTCCGGCGGCAGCGGCCGGTCTGGAGTCTGAAGAAGACCCGGCGCGGTGAGTTCAAGGCCGATGATGCCGACAAGGTCCGCCAGAACTTCAAGGACACGGCCTACTGGTCACCCATGATCGCTGTGGGCGGCAGCGGGAGGGCCAGCGCCGAACTCACGCTCCCGGACAATCTCACGGCCTGGAGAGCTACGGCCACGGCCCTCACGTCGGACACTCGCATCGGGGTCGGGCGGGCTTCCCGGCCGGCCAGCAAGCCCCTCCAGGTGAGCTTGACCCTGCCGAGGACCCTCTCGGTGGGTGAAGAGGGACGGGTCATCGCTCTGGTCCGCAACCTTTCCGGCAAGCCCCTCAATGGCCAGATCCACCTGGATGTGGCGAACGGCAAGCTGAAGGGGAGGCCTGAGGCAGACTTCTCCCTCCAGGACCAGGGGGAGTACCGCTTCACGCTTCCCCTGGAGACGGCGGCCATCGGCAGCATGACCGTGACCGCCCGGGTGGAGGGGGGCTCCCTGAAGGACGCGGAGCGCCGGAACTTCCCCGTGCTGGATCCCCTGATCCCGGTCAGTGTGAGTGGATCGGTGGTCCTGAAGGGCGGGGCACAGCAGGTGCAGATCCCCGTGCCGCCCAAGGCCAAGGGGGAGGCCGCCCTGGTGGTGACCCCCATCGGGAGCCTGGAGCACCTCCTGGCTCCCTCGCTGCCCTACCTGATCG
The sequence above is drawn from the uncultured Holophaga sp. genome and encodes:
- a CDS encoding glycosyltransferase family 39 protein, which gives rise to MSMSRRERWQFVGIWFFLGFVPLLMRSLWQPDEARYAEIPREMLASGDWLTPKLNYVLYFEKPPLQYWLSALSMKVFGVNAAAARLPMALATAISMWCAWRLARRLGVERPMQAVFMAATALIAYACGQILTLDALFSAFLVLSVTAGIEAVAARYQEKPALGWTLLAFGAQALAVLTKGLAGPVLLGGTLLCSLPWAWREPRLRRAFLRTFFDPLGWLLMLVIAVPWFVAVDRANPGHARFFFIHEHFERFTTHEHHRQGSKNPVLDKLYFVIILVPGLFPWLGRCLVGLRGAFGFLRRQGGPQSGEAPLHRWTVSALLMAFLVPLVFFSLSGSKLPPYILPVVVPLVAMGAAWLPEKGPWSRPMGRELLILGCLFLVACAFPKLVPDRAALPWALLVGAAALALGLWAHGGKGLDPIRFAVALGVCCLLLTQALDRVMGSSLALGSLVRKCPAQAQWISAGTYFQILPFMTREPVAVVGGTGELAFGIGRLEASDRLERFPEHLDDLGQTAARMQVARPDKPVFALITPGAWKALGASQASWTVEGREPTALVLRFQGAR
- a CDS encoding response regulator transcription factor — protein: MRILLVEDDAMIGSAVQEALREATCAADWVRDGQAALDALQVQRYDLLLLDLGLPGKDGLEVLQTLRRRDQALPVLIITARDGLDDRLRGLDGGADDYILKPFELAELMARIRAVHRRRGGAAAPRLSNGQLSLDPVTREVQVAGQEAMIALSSREFALLQALLVRPGAILSRGDLEDRIYGWGEEVESNAVEFLIHSLRRKLGREAIKNVRGAGWMVSRNG
- a CDS encoding ATP-binding protein, whose translation is MDGLKKRVRASLQFRLSFRLVLAIVVVGLLAGAVSLVGAIKSANSLQADILRQVAVLASTHPPQVLILGTDATGGRVRDPDTRFIIQILPGTSAGQGLPLPPTMGEGLHHFRYHKKDYRVVVRPLPDGRRLAVAQDLRMRDEMVLANALNSLLPLLVLIPVLLVVALQLVRRTIAPVTRLAEEVDRRSESDLRALPEQPLVSEIQPFVTALNRLLERVGQSMAMQRRFVADSAHELRTPLTAFSLQVQRLEATEMSGEARERLGFLREGIERLRRLLDQLLGLARAQGAELSGCRWVSVQELYRRVLEDLMPLAEARGQDLGLVEGADVRVLADESALGICVKNLVDNAIRYTPEGGRIDLAVQELTGEIHLVVEDNGPGIPLTERERVLDPFYRVLGSEQPGSGLGLSIASTLVARMGGRLELGETSRFPSGLRAALILSCPAAERQEA
- the hutI gene encoding imidazolonepropionase, whose translation is MSPRLLVTDLAGLFSPDPGAAWGMTRILDAAICLEHGRVAWMGPARDLPPGWQDVPRVEGRGRWATPGFVDPHTHLLFAGDRSSEFNRRLHGESAAQIAREGGGIRATVRATRRASLEELIALGEARLRAFRERGVVHLEAKTGYGLDLETESRLLEAYARLQDRGWSLDLTLMPAHELPDEYQDNPEGFIRAVAEHWQPELLRQHPGRARFCDVFVEKGVFSPEQGRRILASGLALGLRPRLHADELSWTGGAELAAELGAASADHLMHVSAAGTAALATSGVVPVLLPATPFFLGLGRCAPARRLIEAGCAVALGSDFNPGTSPCLDPLLILRLACLQMGMNFEEAFIAMTLHAARSLGREDLGHLHPGARSPLLLWELRDPLELVYWIGASFRPELVG
- a CDS encoding DUF1175 family protein; its protein translation is MNSHRQVMSLSLLLLVVALAAFVPVRTQARLEVSSGNPVQHIALESRSLLGLRRYPWGARVEGGEAWGSGRDGFFLAPAAPLQVQIRAWPGFLQAMMLTPIAGGFGPALPEQGDREAFRTWFVAILEQQLDGPSPAWEPAQRDCAGLLRFAFREAWGPHTEAWRDRTGFRGGSVASDPPLEMGGPWRRAFPTPEGWSPFAKGAFLRRLACMPIGRDPVRARPGDLVFFARGGAHATPDHAMAFVRPDVDGQPVLLYHTGPEGNGAGGEVRRVRLDELLHHPDPDFRPLPENPAFLGVYRWKVLIDATVTGS
- a CDS encoding MG2 domain-containing protein encodes the protein MRWFRYLLTLLVPVVLLVPIQGTAHPQGAEAPWREGGWVGAFSVPRPTLPGHEAQLESAGPITTDIRVRIHRIKDPVAFLQKTLSSEEGAQVVAGVRGGSDPLDILREAFLWGGRRTFVTVHRAATRALRDTAKQAERLQQARTPSASPRDGEALPLEGREDMSLVTELVPHVTEELTGGKEGEEDDTGERGHLSRITLPAQPAGLYLLEVLRGSEAAYIPWLVTDLALLAEQDGSTLRVQGVSALDGSSRSGLQGQVFENRKGRDLGFSAEGLAETAATPGLRRFVMARSGDSLALLAIEGQSFARVQQRLYAFTERPLYRPGQEVFVKAILRKVDDMENKVFSGVRSLPYRVLDPEDTEVAKGDAGLLNAETGTYGTTIQLPAAGRLGLFRVVFEGPQGPGQAEFKVEQFVKPSFSVKVSTPNSKVGLGDGLPFSIEARYFYGAAVRNAKADWFLYRVAPKRSDYLYYYDEDDSPAPELMESGQVDLDEHGQGELDTLKATEEGVWRLVVKVADASGQRNSGQAQVRASAGDMVLMIGSDRQVALPGVPFQVTARAVDLEGQELKGIPIQLRATRIKASRVAWWADPHELKPGETVAKAQGPQANLSVPEGGVYLLVAEARDRGGRSIQAQRLMTVAAEGTPLPATPDLRASADKRDYQVGDTARILVQLPRPRLTLRWSLEHEHLGEGHARVVQGTTALVEVPVTAAMQPNVWAVFEIVAEGRRQLVEVPIRVPRKDRRLEVHVQPDQERYQPGQKMKVNVEVKDWQGHPVSADLAVGVVDEAIYALSSELNPDPVRFFNPTRRHAVLRAGSTDWSFYDLLRRQRPVWSLKKTRRGEFKADDADKVRQNFKDTAYWSPMIAVGGSGRASAELTLPDNLTAWRATATALTSDTRIGVGRASRPASKPLQVSLTLPRTLSVGEEGRVIALVRNLSGKPLNGQIHLDVANGKLKGRPEADFSLQDQGEYRFTLPLETAAIGSMTVTARVEGGSLKDAERRNFPVLDPLIPVSVSGSVVLKGGAQQVQIPVPPKAKGEAALVVTPIGSLEHLLAPSLPYLIGYPYGCVEQTLSSFVPNLMVADLVKQRLMPPLDWPQLSDLDHNIRNGVFRVYGYQLPNGGWGWWAPKDFGVDANPHTTGYAIQSFAAMKQMGYAVDENVYRRGRQAALQTFQDAARQADERGTRPVDPQATGLLDPAADASFLLLSLAQTGEPVKGILDSTADKVLAGKWPGAHVLAMTTLAAAYTHHAKAQALMARLEQTAIQRGGLTRWEGRKDCWNSYAGGDVVPTAMALKALCLLKPLSQLIPSGEAFLATEFRGYGWYSTWSTSQVVGLIPALAKVRHLNWGKSEIRARVEGGPSWDFAGADRLAFRRWGNRDPRPGFLGMPEPRPVSLEASGKGVLVWTYAYQVPGSAAPAPKGESSGALRLGLERKLWRLRTPQETGNPSHGWVRQPWTGSLRQGEEAWMELDLRVDQSAEYVMLEVPIPAGLEPTVKLEGFVLEGRPFSEADATDESYRWSKPRIEVHPDKVTFLFPRLSPWISPVVRIWMRAGMAGHYRLRPAKLSLMSNETQWTTCDGLDLDVLERGN